Proteins encoded together in one Marinithermus hydrothermalis DSM 14884 window:
- a CDS encoding ROK family protein — translation MATVGVDLGGTKIAAGVLADGRVRARTVRPTPKEGGLAVVEAMAACVRAAIQESGLSGVKAVGVGSPGPLDFERGRVRFAPNIPNLTDFPLREALAEAVGLPVVLENDANAAALAEHHLGAAKDAQSSVYVTVSTGIGGGVVFGDRVWRGAFGQGGEVGHFVVLPHGPVCGCGQSGCLEALASGVAIARDARYAYKREMDTPEVFARWRKGEPKARRIVEQAADYLGLGLASLQRVLDPEVFVLGGGVVLGGGAAYLELVQAAFARYTEGWRAGALRVAALGKEAGWIGAALAAELSG, via the coding sequence ATGGCGACGGTAGGGGTGGACCTGGGCGGCACCAAGATCGCTGCGGGTGTTTTGGCGGACGGGCGGGTGCGCGCGCGGACCGTGCGGCCCACCCCTAAGGAGGGCGGGCTGGCCGTGGTGGAGGCGATGGCGGCGTGCGTGCGCGCCGCGATCCAGGAAAGCGGCCTCTCCGGCGTGAAGGCCGTGGGGGTCGGCTCGCCCGGGCCGTTGGATTTTGAGCGCGGCCGGGTGCGGTTCGCGCCGAACATCCCGAACCTCACGGACTTCCCCTTGAGGGAGGCGCTCGCCGAGGCGGTGGGGCTGCCGGTGGTGCTGGAGAACGACGCGAACGCCGCGGCGCTCGCGGAGCACCACCTGGGCGCGGCGAAGGACGCGCAAAGCTCGGTGTACGTCACGGTCTCGACCGGAATCGGGGGCGGCGTGGTTTTTGGGGACCGGGTCTGGCGCGGCGCGTTCGGGCAGGGGGGGGAGGTCGGGCATTTCGTCGTGCTGCCGCACGGCCCGGTCTGCGGTTGCGGCCAGTCCGGCTGCCTCGAGGCCCTCGCCTCGGGCGTGGCGATCGCGCGGGACGCGCGCTACGCCTACAAGCGAGAGATGGACACCCCCGAGGTGTTCGCGCGCTGGCGAAAAGGCGAGCCCAAAGCCCGGCGGATCGTGGAGCAAGCCGCGGACTACCTGGGGCTGGGGCTGGCCTCCCTGCAGCGGGTGCTGGACCCCGAGGTGTTCGTGCTGGGGGGCGGCGTGGTGCTCGGGGGCGGGGCGGCCTACCTCGAGCTCGTGCAGGCCGCGTTCGCGCGCTACACCGAGGGCTGGCGGGCGGGCGCGCTGCGCGTCGCGGCGCTCGGCAAGGAGGCCGGCTGGATCGGGGCGGCCTTGGCCGCGGAGCTCTCGGGGTGA